The Apium graveolens cultivar Ventura chromosome 11, ASM990537v1, whole genome shotgun sequence genome has a window encoding:
- the LOC141696066 gene encoding protein FAR1-RELATED SEQUENCE 3-like, translated as MTCMLLELNGLEFIENSQKALETQYLKEVKADYDSEQLERRLVLHSSLEMHASEIYTKKMFNRFQKELMKSTCHIVNSVKNNGTYMSKLYLVEKATLPENCRRKYRVTVFMCKKIECSCKKFEHSGMICKHIIRYLDKKQKIKIPESLIMGRWTMNGNKIAGPLPYAPPGIGNDGASQPLRYGALCKSFQDLAASGSCSVSRYKYLMGVIDREKIYLKDAFTDEERRERTHEAKTQEDYQHDPIFDPPTSKTKGRKKTKRYKSGIETTTSKIKIKPRKCNYCGAIGG; from the exons ATGACATGTATGCTATTAGAACTCAATGGATTG GAATTCATTGAGAACTCCCAAAAGGCTTTGGAGACACAATATCTGAAGGAGGTTAAAGCCGATTATGACAGCGAACAATTGGAAAGAAGATTAGTTTTGCACTCATCCTTGGAAATGCATGCATCTGAAATCTACACGAAAAAAATGTTCAACCGGTTTCAAAAGGAGCTTATGAAAAGTACATGTCACATCGTGAACAGTGTCAAAAACAATGGAACTTATATGTCGAAACTGTATTTGGTTGAGAAGGCTACCCTGCCGGAGAATTGCAGAAGAAAATATCGAGTGACGGTTTTCATGTGCAAAAAAATTGAATGCTCGTGTAAGAAGTTTGAACATTCCGGGATGATTTGCAAACACATAATCCGTTATCTTGacaaaaaacaaaaaatcaaGATACCGGAAAGTCTCATCATGGGTAGGTGGACAATGAACGGCAACAAAATTGCGGGGCCTCTTCCATATGCTCCTCCCGGTATTGGTAATGATGGTGCGTCACAACCATTAAGGTATGGTGCATTGTGCAAATCTTTTCAAGATTTAGCTGCTTCCGGTAGTTGTTCTGTTTCACGGTATAAATACTTAATGGGTGTGATTGATAGAGAGAAGATATACTTGAAAGATGCTTTTACGGATGAAGAGCGTAGAGAAAGAACCCATGAGGCGAAAACTCAAGAGGACTACCAACATGATCCAATATTTGATCCTCCAACGTCGAAAACTAAAGGAAGGAAGAAAACAAAAAGATATAAAAGTGGAATTGAGACGACAACTTCAAAGATCAAGATCAAGCCTCGAAAGTGCAATTATTGTGGGGCGATCGGAGGATAA
- the LOC141696067 gene encoding protein FAR1-RELATED SEQUENCE 5-like — translation MASFLFKACSSSSSENNNYDYYTPVRRNPVARRKLFVDEDIVNLDSDDNMNNVGGDNIDVENVSVHNVDNNVGGNNVGGHNVDDNVGGDNVGSHNVDDNVGGDNFDGENVDDVKDKKNVEKKNHEFKNSNDVVPYVGKIFDTLDDAEAFYKNYGRKEGFEIIIRNTHKRTNTNEPSYRLFICRKGGRVGATPLDFGKGKRVREVIPRTNCGARMCVVHKVKMDKWQISSVDLEHNHKLVSPEKVQFFQRSLNIDPMTRSLIELFNKSGIETGKVMKFLSETKGGVENLGFSNQDVRNVIHDIRRRVFDSGDAECGLLLLRELQENSFSNFFYGVDVDDENRVRGLVWVDPRSMNAYKNFGDVVTFDSTYRTNKYCMPFIPITGVNHHYQNILFGFALVRDETEASYKWVLRTWLEAVDNKPPRTIITDQDIALGNAIAEVMPMPQTKHTYCTWHISSKFLEKLSYLYTNYLEFKTEFNACVYKSFTPT, via the coding sequence ATGGCTTCTTTTTTATTTAAAGCTTGTAGTTCCTCTTCTAGTGAAAATAATAATTACGATTATTATACCCCCGTTAGACGAAACCCCGTAGCTCGTCGTAAGTTATTTGTTGATGAAGATATTGTAAATCTTGATAGTGATGATAATATGAATAATGTTGGTGGTGATAATATTGATGTTGAAAATGTTAGTGTTCATAATGTTGATAATAACGTTGGTGGTAATAATGTTGGCGGTCATAATGTTGATGATAACGTTGGTGGTGATAATGTTGGCAGTCATAATGTTGATGATAACGTTGGTGGTGATAATTTTGACGGTGAAAATGTTGATGACGTAAAAGATAAGAAAAATGTTGAGAAAAAGAATCATGAATTTAAGAATAGTAACGATGTTGTGCCTTATGTTGGCAAGATTTTCGATACATTGGATGATGCGGAAGCATTTTATAAGAATTATGGTCGAAAAGAGGGATTCGAGATAATAATTAGGAATACTCATAAGCGAACAAACACAAATGAACCATCATACCGTTTGTTTATTTGTCGAAAAGGTGGAAGGGTAGGAGCGACGCCGTTGGATTTTGGTAAAGGAAAACGAGTTAGAGAGGTAATTCCACGAACGAATTGTGGTGCTCGAATGTGTGTCGTTCACAAAGTGAAGATGGACAAATGGCAAATTAGTTCGGTGGATTTAGAACACAATCATAAATTGGTGTCGCCGGAAAAAGTTCAATTTTTTCAAAGATCACTCAACATAGATCCTATGACGCGATCATTGATTGAGTTGTTTAACAAATCGGGAATTGAGACGGGCAAAGTAATGAAGTTTCTTAGCGAGACAAAGGGGGGTGTTGAAAATCTTGGTTTTTCTAATCAAGACGTACGTAATGTCATACATGATATTCGGCGCCGAGTGTTTGATTCGGGTGATGCGGAGTGTGGATTACTTTTGCTACGAGAATTACAAGAAAATAGTTTTAGTAATTTCTTTTATGGGGTGGATGTAGATGATGAGAATCGTGTACGGGGTTTGGTGTGGGTTGATCCTCGGTCCATGAACGCGTACAAGAATTTTGGTGATGTGGTTACGTTTGATTCAACTTACCGGACGAATAAGTATTGTATGCCTTTCATACCTATTACGGGCGTaaaccaccattatcaaaatatACTATTTGGATTTGCACTTGTGAGGGATGAGACTGAGGCATCGTATAAGTGGGTTTTGAGGACATGGTTGGAAGCCGTCGACAATAAACCGCCTCGAACAATTATTACTGATCAAGACATTGCATTGGGAAATGCCATTGCCGAGGTCATGCCTATGCCACAAACAAAGCATACATATTGTACATGGCATATAAGTAGTAAGTTTCTTGAGAAGTTGTCTTATTTGTACACAAATTATCTGGAGTTCAAGACAGAGTTTAATGCATGTGTGTACAAGTCGTTTACACCTACATAA
- the LOC141696989 gene encoding protein NRT1/ PTR FAMILY 2.7-like has protein sequence MAATGNVDGEAQVVPTSSRKRGGWITFPFIIATMGGLSLACGGWTMNLMVYLIEEFNIKSIDAAQIFNIVNGCTALFPILGAIIADSFLGCFSVIWISSLFSLLGVVLITVTSTHDSLRPPHCETGSSLCKSPSPFQLSILYSGLALGCIGVGGTRYTLGTMGANQFDNSKNQGSFFNWYFFTMYVSTMVSVTALVYIEDSVSWVLGFGLSVLANLLGLLIFVMGNRFYRHVEANGSPFTGLARVIVAAIRKRSVFLSIKAEDYYQEQLGGVEKVVAACLPTKSLKFLNTAAVKTEGDTKLDGSLAKPWKLCTVKQVEDLKALIKIIPLWSTGIFVATPIAIQGSLVVLQALTMDRHIGPDFQIPAGSMVVFIFIFTAVSLTLIDRYLYPTWKKLTGRPPTPLQRIAVGHVLNVLSMAVSAMVESKRLNTAKSHPKDSILPISVIWLLPPLAIVGVGEAFHFPGQVSLYYQEFPASLKSTATAMVSLFIGIAYYLSTAIVDSTRRMTSWLPDDINHGRLDNVYWVIVVLGVLNFTYFLVCSYFYEYQNPNIEVEDRSKLNK, from the exons ATGGCGGCTACCGGAAACGTCGACGGTGAAGCTCAAGTAGTCCCTACCTCCAGTCGCAAACGAGGCGGGTGGATCACCTTCCCCTTCATCATAG CAACCATGGGGGGTTTGTCGCTTGCTTGTGGAGGATGGACAATGAATTTGATGGTGTATCTAATAGAGGAATTTAATATAAAGAGTATAGATGCTGCTCAAATTTTCAATATTGTTAATGGCTGCACTGCTCTTTTTCCAATCCTTGGAGCTATCATTGCAGACTCATTTCTTGGTTGTTTCTCTGTCATCTGGATTTCTTCTCTTTTCTCTCTGCTA GGCGTTGTTCTTATAACTGTGACATCCACACATGATTCCTTAAGGCCTCCACACTGTGAAACTGGATCAAGTTTATGTAAATCTCCATCACCATTCCAGCTTTCAATTCTTTACTCTGGTTTAGCTCTCGGGTGTATAGGTGTTGGAGGGACAAGATACACCTTAGGAACGATGGGAGCTAATCAATTCGATAACTCGAAAAATCAAGGGAGTTTCTTTAACTGGTACTTTTTCACTATGTATGTATCCACAATGGTAAGTGTGACAGCTCTTGTGTACATAGAAGATAGTGTGAGTTGGGTGTTGGGGTTTGGCCTCTCTGTGTTGGCAAACCTTTTAGGTTTGCTTATTTTTGTGATGGGAAATCGATTTTATCGTCATGTTGAGGCAAATGGGAGTCCATTTACTGGTTTAGCTCGGGTTATTGTTGCTGCTATAAGGAAAAGAAGTGTATTCTTATCGATCAAAGCTGAAGATTATTACCAGGAGCAACTTGGTGGAGTTGAAAAGGTGGTGGCGGCTTGTTTACCTACTAAATCCCTAAA GTTCTTAAACACTGCAGCAGTGAAAACTGAAGGGGATACCAAGTTAGATGGTTCCCTTGCAAAACCATGGAAGTTATGCACGGTAAAACAAGTAGAAGATCTCAAAGCCCTAATCAAGATCATCCCACTGTGGTCAACTGGTATATTTGTAGCCACTCCTATTGCAATCCAAGGAAGCCTAGTAGTCCTACAAGCTCTAACTATGGATCGTCATATTGGGCCTGATTTCCAAATCCCAGCTGGCTCTATGGTTGTCTTCATATTTATCTTTACAGCTGTGTCTTTAACACTGATCGATAGATATCTATATCCTACGTGGAAAAAGTTAACTGGTCGTCCGCCAACTCCTCTCCAAAGAATAGCAGTTGGTCATGTTTTAAATGTGCTAAGCATGGCAGTGTCAGCAATGGTTGAGTCCAAGCGACTGAACACAGCCAAGTCACACCCGAAAGACTCCATTTTGCCAATATCAGTGATTTGGCTTTTGCCGCCATTGGCTATTGTCGGAGTTGGAGAAGCCTTTCACTTTCCAGGACAAGTTTCATTATACTATCAAGAGTTTCCTGCATCGCTAAAGAGTACAGCAACTGCTATGGTTTCTCTGTTTATCGGTATTGCATATTATCTGAGTACTGCAATAGTTGATTCTACTAGAAGGATGACAAGCTGGCTACCAGATGATATAAATCATGGGAGGTTGGATAATGTGTATTGGGTGATAGTGGTTTTGGGGGTTTTGAACTTCACTTATTTTCTAGTTTGTTCTTACTTCTACGAGTACCAAAATCCAAATATTGAGGTGGAGGATAGGTCGAAGTTGAACAAATGA